One Venenivibrio stagnispumantis genomic region harbors:
- a CDS encoding ABC transporter ATP-binding protein: MSLIKLQNIIKIYKTADIETQVLKGVNLTIEEGEFVCIMGVSGSGKTTLMNIIGCLDTPTSGKYFFKGKDISSLDDDTLSKIRNEHIGFVFQQFYLIQYLTAKENVLVPTLYSSKDVPEDRAIFLLEKVGMKDKINLKPSQLSGGQQQRVAIARALINDPELIIADEPTGALDRKTAFEIMDIFSSLNKEGKTIIMVTHDPEIAKYARRIIYIEDGNIRY; encoded by the coding sequence TTGAGCTTAATAAAACTACAAAATATAATAAAAATATATAAAACAGCCGATATAGAAACACAGGTTTTAAAAGGAGTAAATCTAACAATAGAAGAAGGGGAGTTTGTATGTATAATGGGGGTATCTGGTTCGGGTAAAACAACATTAATGAATATAATCGGTTGTCTTGATACTCCAACATCAGGGAAATATTTTTTTAAAGGAAAAGATATATCATCCTTAGATGATGATACTTTATCTAAAATAAGAAATGAGCATATAGGATTTGTTTTTCAGCAGTTTTATCTAATTCAATATCTAACTGCAAAAGAAAATGTTTTAGTTCCTACATTATACTCTTCAAAAGATGTTCCAGAAGATAGAGCTATATTTCTTCTTGAAAAGGTAGGAATGAAAGATAAGATAAACCTAAAACCATCTCAGCTTTCAGGAGGACAACAACAACGGGTAGCAATTGCAAGGGCTTTAATAAATGACCCTGAACTTATAATAGCAGATGAGCCAACCGGCGCATTAGACAGAAAAACGGCATTTGAGATAATGGATATATTTAGTAGTTTAAATAAAGAAGGCAAAACAATAATAATGGTAACCCATGACCCTGAAATAGCAAAATATGCAAGAAGGATTATCTATATAGAGGATGGAAATATTAGATATTAA